The window GCATTGTCGCTTGCGGAACAAAGTTCGTGATGGCACGCAAATGAAACTCACAGTGATATCCGATTTGGGCCAGCAAATAGCTGAAGTGTTCCCCTATTCCCCCCTGCTGTATGCCTTCTTCAAAGAAATAGATTTCTTTTGCAGCCGCAGCTTCTGCAGCCGCATCCATATCGACAGGTTTAATTCGATTTAATTTTATGATTCTTACCGAAACTCCCAATTCTCTCAGTGAAGATAGTGCCTTGCATGCAAACGAAAACAGCCGGCCGTAGGTCACGATAACCAGATCGGCATCATTCGGTCCGTAAGTATCATAAGCTTTACATGTGCTTTCAAAATCAAAGGGTTTAAACATTGGTTTTCCGCGCGGATAACGCACAGCGGAAACACCTTCACACTGATACAGCGCCTGATTGAAATCGGCGTAAAGCTCATCATAGTAGGTGGGAGAATACACTGTTATATTTGGAATCGTGTTTAAAAATGCTGCGTCGAAAATTCCCTGATGTGTCTCGCCGTCTTCCCCAACAACACCTGCGCGGTCAATGGCAAACGTTACTTTTACCCTCTGAATGGCTGCGTCATGAATAATCTGATCGTAGCCTCGCTGTAAGAATGTAGAATAAATTGCACATACGGGGAGCATCCCACCCACGGCAAGTCCGCCGGCAAAAGTTACCGCATGTTCTTCGGCAATTCCCGTATCAAAAAAACGGTCAGGAAACTGTTTTGCAAAACCTGCTAAACCGGTTCCCGTTTGCATAGCGGCTGTTATCGCACAGATTCTATTATCTTTATCGGCCAGTGCACAAAGATTGTTACCAAACACACTGGAAAAATTTTCGCCCGATGACGCTGATTTTCCTGTTTTAATATCAAAACTTGATATACCGTGAAAAGCACCTGGATTTTGTTCTGCAAAGGGATACCCCTTTCCTTTACGGGTGAGAACATGGAGCAAAACCGGATGATCAATATTTTTTGCATTTTCCAGAACATCAATCAATTTTTCTAAATCATGGCCGTCAAACGGCCCATAATAGTAAAAACCCATATCTTCAAAAATCGTGCTGTTGTATAACATCTGCTTTAGCGCAGCTTTTGATTTCGAGAGAAAGTGATGAAGCGGTTTACCAACGTGAGGAAGCCGGTCAAGAGCTGTTTCAACATTGCCTTTTACCCTGAAGTAGCCGGGCTTAGTGCGAATGTGGGCAAGGTAACGCGCAATGGAACCCACATTGCTTGAAATAGACATTTTATTGTCATTTAAAACAACAATAAAATTCTTCTTAAAACGTCCTGCATTGTTTAACCCTTCATATGCCAAGCCACCGGTTAAGGCGCCGTCGCCAATCAATGAAATGACATGGCCGGGCTCTCCGGTAAGAATTTTCGCATTTGCAATTCCAAGTGCCGCAGAAATTGAAGTGCTACTGTGGCCTACATTAAAGGCATCATACTCGCTCTCCTGACGATTCGGATAACCGGAAAGGCCGTCTTTCGTGCGGATTGTAGAAATCGTATCCCGTCTGCCGGTTAAAATCTTATGTGTATAGGCTTGATGACCAACATCCCAAACAATTTTGTCCTCTTTGGAGCTGAAAACACGGTGCAGCGCAACCGTTAACTCAACGACTCCTAAATTAGACGCCAGATGCCCGCCGTTATTTGAAACAGTCTTTATTATTTTTTCACGAATTTCATCGCACAACTCGTAAAGCTCATCAATTGAAAGCTTTTGCAAGTCCTCGGGGAAATCTATTTTATTTAAAAGGTTGTCCATTCTTTAACCTCAATTGGCAGCTGCCGTGTTTAAAAAGTCAGGATTACATATTACAGGATCATTCCATACTGACGTTTTGCTGCGGCAACTGTATTTTTAAGGAGCATTGCAATGGTCATTGGACCAACACCGCCAGGAACAGGAGTTATGTAAGACGCTATTTTCTCCACATTAGCAAAGTCTACGTCTCCGCACAGCTTTCCGTTTTCATCGCGGTCCATACCAACATCAATGACCACTGCACCCAGCTTCACCATATCTGCGGTAACAAACTTTGGCCTGCCAACTGCTGCAATCAGGATGTCCGCATTTTTGCAAACTTCTTTCAGATTCTTTGTTTTGCTGTGGCAAATTGTTACAGTACCGTTATTATGAAGAAGAAGCATTGCCATCGGTTTTCCGACAATGTTGCTGCGGCCGATTACGACACAGTCTTTTCCTTCAATTTCAATATTCTCCGAACGAAGCAGTTCAATAACACCTGCAGGAGTACACGGCAGAAAATGATAGTTTCCAATCATGATTCTGCCAACATTTGAAGGATGAAAAGCATCGACATCTTTTTCCGGATGAATGGCCTCTACCACCGCTTCTTCATCAAGTCCGTCCGGAAGAGGAGACTGCACCAGAATTCCGTTGATATCCTTTTTAACATTCAGCTTTTCAACCAAATCCATTATTTCGCTTTGAGAGGCGGTTGCGGGCAGCGCATATTCCTCGGAATAAACACCTGCCTGCGCGCAGGCCTTCTTTTTATTGTTTACATATGTTCTTGAAGCGGGATCATCCCCTACAATGACTACTGCAAGGCCCGGTGTTACACCACGCTGAACCATTTCAGCGACTTCAAGCGCGATACTTGCACGAATTTTGGCGGCAACTGCTTTTCCATCAATCAATTTTGCCATAATCCGCCTCCAAAATTATCATTCTTTTTCTTCATCTGTCGCATGGTCAGATGAAACGGTTAAGGTTTCTGCTGTATCTGCAGCAGGATCAGTTTCGGGAGTCACATCCTGTGACGGATGTTCAGCAATATTCTCGAACGAATCATGATCATTTTCTGCACTTGAGATATTGTCATTGTCAAAGATGGTGCTTGTACCGTCATCAATTAATTCTTCCGGTACTTCATCCACTACAGCATTCAATTCCATAATTTTTCTTAAGCCGCACCCGGTAAGAGAAGTCCTGTTTCGGAAAACAATGAGTAAAACGATACCGGTAAAAACCGTTACAGCAGCAACCACCTGAGACACTCTAAGAGGGAGAATCGGGGTAATCAGGCTGTCGGTTCTCAGTCCTTCAATAAAGAATCGGCCAACACCGTACCAAATCAAATAGCCCAGAAATACCTGTCCGTCATACTTTCTGAACCTGCGGCTGAAAATATGTAGCAGGATAAAGCCCAGAAGGCACCATAATGATTCATAAAGAAAACACGGATGAACAGGTCCGCTTGCAATGGCAGATGTATTTTCACTGACCATGCCCCAGGGCAGATTTGTTTCGCGCCCGAAAGCTTCCTGATTCACAAAATTTCCCCAGCGGCCGATTGTCTGCCCGATCAAAAAGCCGAGAGCAGCCAAGTCCAGCATGGCAGGGACGCTGATTTTGCGCAATTTTGCAATCAATGCGCCGCAGAGCAGCCCTCCAATGATTCCGCCGTAAATAGCAAGTCCGCCCTCCCAGATATACAGAGCACTGATCGGATTTCTCAAATACTGATCACTGGTATCGAAAATGACATAATAAGCTCTTGCCCCGATGATTCCGCCGATAATACCGACAATCACCGCATCAATCAGCTTATCCTGATCCATATTAAATTTTTTGCAGCTTGACATCACATAGAGGAATGCAAGTAAAAAGCCAACCGCTATAATAACGCCGTACCATCTTACGGTAAATGTACCAATTGAAAAGGCAATCGGATTGATTGTAAAATGAATGCCTAATGCCGGAAATTGAACATTTAACATATACTCCACCATTTCTCCACGCGCAAAAAAAGATTAGACACCCGATCAAAACCTCGCGTGGGAGGTTTTGAAGGTAAAAATAAAAATTTATTCTATCGGTCTGACAATTGAAAGCGCGCAATACTCCGGTCTAAGCTGTATTTGAAGGCGGTTCTGCACAGACTGAAGATCAGCCAGAGCAATTGAATCAATATAATGAAAGAGTTCATGATCCGTAAAGGCAAGGGAAGCCATTGTGTTCGCAATATTGTCCACACTGTTAAAGGACGAAACCATACGGCCGTAAACTGCTTTTTTTGAGCGCTCAAAGGCTGCAGCGTCAAGTCCGTGCTCACGCAAATTTACAAGCTCTTTTTTAATTTCTTCCGCAACGGCATCAGGGTCTTTTGATTCTCCGGAAAAAATAACCGACGCATAACCCGGTCCTTCAAAATATTCATAGGAAAATGATGATTGATTAATTAACTCGGCGTCCAGCAATCTGCGAAACAGAGGAGATGAATCAGAAGCCAGCATTTCCAGAAGGATTTCCGTATCGGCGATCTCTCTTGCGGATAGGCGGTCTTTGCCTACTTTTTCTTTGAAACCAAGCTGGAATATCGGTGCTGCAACGGAAAGCTTTTGTTCCACTCTGCTTTCGACAATATCCTCCGGTTCCTTTTCAAAAATTCTTTCCAGACTGATAGGTTTTGAAGGTTTCAGCATTTTATCACAGAGTTCAAGCACTTTGTACACATCGACATTGCCTGCGACACATAATACCATATTGTTGAGATTATAGAAAGTATGATAGCATTTGTAAAGCAGTTCGGGCGTAATCTGTGCAATGCTTTCAACAGTTCCCGCGATGTCTATTTTAACAGGGTGTGTATGATACATAGCGCGCAAAAGGTTAAACATGACACGCCATTGCGGATCGTCGTCATACATTCTGATCTCCTGCCCGATAATACCCTGTTCCTTTTGTACGGTCTGCTCGGTAAAATAAGGTGACTGAACAAAATCCAGCAAGATTTCAAGTGATTCATATACTTTTTCCGTACAGGAAAACAGGTAGCAGGTTTTATCAAATGAGGTATAGGCATTTGCGGAAGCTCCTGTTTTTGCATAACGCGCAAAAGCATCGCCATCCTCACTCTCAAAAAGTTTGTGTTCCAAATAATGCGCAATACCGTTTGGTACAGTGTTTGGCTCGCTTTCGTCCGAGGTTTTAAAGCAGGTATCAACAGAACCGTATTTTGTGCCAAATACAGCATAAGTCGAATTGTTGTTTTCTTTCGGATACACAAATATCTTTAATCCGGAAGGATGATTTATTTCATAATACTGATCACCAATCCGCGCGCTCTTGATTTCTTTCATTACATTCATTCTTTTTCTACCCCGTTTCCAACCAAACGATATACTGTGTCAAGCGTGACATTGTTTGCAGCGTCAATAATCTGCTGACGCGTGACAGAACTGATAATCGCTGCCGCCTCTTCAGGACGTTTGACGTAATTCGAAAAAGTTTGTGACAGATACCATGCTTCCAAACCGCCCAGCGAATCGGATAAGGAACGATAGCTGTTGCACATGCTCAGCTTTGCAGCATTTATTTCATCGTCGTCGAAGTTGCCCTTCTTGATTTCCTCAAGCTGGAAGAAAATTTCCTCTTTCGCCTTATCAATATTTTTTGTTTCAACTCCGCTCTGAACAAGCATAATGCCCTTCATGGATATAAACAACGCACTGCAGTAGTAACAAAGACTAAGTTTTTCACGGACATTTAAAAACAATTTGGAGTTCGGGGTGCCTCCAAAGAGAGCCACCATCAGTTTTACTGCTTCGACCTGTTCGTCCTGCAAGGAAATTGCGGTACGAAAGCCGATTACAAGTTTCGACTGGGCAATATCCATTTTTTCCGTAACGTCGTTTGACTTGTCAGCTTTTTTAATATTTTTTGTAGTACATTCCACAGTGGATCTTTTACCCACCTTTTGAAACGCATTATAAAATCCTTCATAAACCGGCTGAGGATCACAGTCACCCAAAACCATGATCTCTATTTTGGATTTCTCAATCAAATAGCGCCATACATCGGTTAATTCTTCGCGTTTAAGGTTTTTAATATCTTCCCTGCTGCCATAACGGTTAATCCCATAGGGCTCACTTTTGCACATGACTTCTTCACAGCGTTGTCTGGCATAAGTGCGTTTATCATTGTATTCGGAATCAATCAATTCAATTGTCTGCCGTTTTTCCTGCTCAAAACCATCCTGTGAGAACAGGCCGTTTTCAAACGGCGGGTCAAATAGAATGCTGCACAGTAATTTGGACAGCGCTGTTGAAATACTTTCACCGTTAAGAGCATACCGGTCAGCAATTCCGGAGGCGGAAAGAGAAAGCAGCTGAACATCGCCCAGTTTTTGCACATCAGCATTCAGCTCAGCCCCGTAAAGCTCGGCCAAACGCTCGCCTAATTTCGTAAAATCAGGATATTCCCTGCTCGCACGGCTAAGTAAAAAAGGCAGAATGGCATTTGACGCTGCAGTTTTCTTTTGAATTGGCAGTAAAAAATTAACGGACATGCGCACCGTTTTAAACTTGGTATCCTTTACACTTCTAAAATTGACGCCGTCACAAACGGAACGCTGTTCTATCCCTATCATTCAATTATTCATCTCCATACTAATGTTGGTTAAATTCGAATTTTATTATATCACAATACCTTACTTTAGAAAAGAAATAATATTCTAAATTATTTATGAACATGCAAAATTCCCGCTTTGTTTTACTACAATAAATCGATATTATATTGCGGTAAAAACGCATAAATGATATAATATGCAGGAACAAAAAAATGAGGTGTAATGATTGAAAATTAAAAACAAAGCACTGGCTGCTGATTTGGGACTG of the uncultured Caproiciproducens sp. genome contains:
- a CDS encoding pitrilysin family protein, with translation MNVMKEIKSARIGDQYYEINHPSGLKIFVYPKENNNSTYAVFGTKYGSVDTCFKTSDESEPNTVPNGIAHYLEHKLFESEDGDAFARYAKTGASANAYTSFDKTCYLFSCTEKVYESLEILLDFVQSPYFTEQTVQKEQGIIGQEIRMYDDDPQWRVMFNLLRAMYHTHPVKIDIAGTVESIAQITPELLYKCYHTFYNLNNMVLCVAGNVDVYKVLELCDKMLKPSKPISLERIFEKEPEDIVESRVEQKLSVAAPIFQLGFKEKVGKDRLSAREIADTEILLEMLASDSSPLFRRLLDAELINQSSFSYEYFEGPGYASVIFSGESKDPDAVAEEIKKELVNLREHGLDAAAFERSKKAVYGRMVSSFNSVDNIANTMASLAFTDHELFHYIDSIALADLQSVQNRLQIQLRPEYCALSIVRPIE
- the lgt gene encoding prolipoprotein diacylglyceryl transferase — its product is MLNVQFPALGIHFTINPIAFSIGTFTVRWYGVIIAVGFLLAFLYVMSSCKKFNMDQDKLIDAVIVGIIGGIIGARAYYVIFDTSDQYLRNPISALYIWEGGLAIYGGIIGGLLCGALIAKLRKISVPAMLDLAALGFLIGQTIGRWGNFVNQEAFGRETNLPWGMVSENTSAIASGPVHPCFLYESLWCLLGFILLHIFSRRFRKYDGQVFLGYLIWYGVGRFFIEGLRTDSLITPILPLRVSQVVAAVTVFTGIVLLIVFRNRTSLTGCGLRKIMELNAVVDEVPEELIDDGTSTIFDNDNISSAENDHDSFENIAEHPSQDVTPETDPAADTAETLTVSSDHATDEEKE
- a CDS encoding pitrilysin family protein; the encoded protein is MIGIEQRSVCDGVNFRSVKDTKFKTVRMSVNFLLPIQKKTAASNAILPFLLSRASREYPDFTKLGERLAELYGAELNADVQKLGDVQLLSLSASGIADRYALNGESISTALSKLLCSILFDPPFENGLFSQDGFEQEKRQTIELIDSEYNDKRTYARQRCEEVMCKSEPYGINRYGSREDIKNLKREELTDVWRYLIEKSKIEIMVLGDCDPQPVYEGFYNAFQKVGKRSTVECTTKNIKKADKSNDVTEKMDIAQSKLVIGFRTAISLQDEQVEAVKLMVALFGGTPNSKLFLNVREKLSLCYYCSALFISMKGIMLVQSGVETKNIDKAKEEIFFQLEEIKKGNFDDDEINAAKLSMCNSYRSLSDSLGGLEAWYLSQTFSNYVKRPEEAAAIISSVTRQQIIDAANNVTLDTVYRLVGNGVEKE
- the dxs gene encoding 1-deoxy-D-xylulose-5-phosphate synthase → MDNLLNKIDFPEDLQKLSIDELYELCDEIREKIIKTVSNNGGHLASNLGVVELTVALHRVFSSKEDKIVWDVGHQAYTHKILTGRRDTISTIRTKDGLSGYPNRQESEYDAFNVGHSSTSISAALGIANAKILTGEPGHVISLIGDGALTGGLAYEGLNNAGRFKKNFIVVLNDNKMSISSNVGSIARYLAHIRTKPGYFRVKGNVETALDRLPHVGKPLHHFLSKSKAALKQMLYNSTIFEDMGFYYYGPFDGHDLEKLIDVLENAKNIDHPVLLHVLTRKGKGYPFAEQNPGAFHGISSFDIKTGKSASSGENFSSVFGNNLCALADKDNRICAITAAMQTGTGLAGFAKQFPDRFFDTGIAEEHAVTFAGGLAVGGMLPVCAIYSTFLQRGYDQIIHDAAIQRVKVTFAIDRAGVVGEDGETHQGIFDAAFLNTIPNITVYSPTYYDELYADFNQALYQCEGVSAVRYPRGKPMFKPFDFESTCKAYDTYGPNDADLVIVTYGRLFSFACKALSSLRELGVSVRIIKLNRIKPVDMDAAAEAAAAKEIYFFEEGIQQGGIGEHFSYLLAQIGYHCEFHLRAITNFVPQATMLQSLNALGLDDKGMVNMIMTECKK
- the folD gene encoding bifunctional methylenetetrahydrofolate dehydrogenase/methenyltetrahydrofolate cyclohydrolase FolD, producing MAKLIDGKAVAAKIRASIALEVAEMVQRGVTPGLAVVIVGDDPASRTYVNNKKKACAQAGVYSEEYALPATASQSEIMDLVEKLNVKKDINGILVQSPLPDGLDEEAVVEAIHPEKDVDAFHPSNVGRIMIGNYHFLPCTPAGVIELLRSENIEIEGKDCVVIGRSNIVGKPMAMLLLHNNGTVTICHSKTKNLKEVCKNADILIAAVGRPKFVTADMVKLGAVVIDVGMDRDENGKLCGDVDFANVEKIASYITPVPGGVGPMTIAMLLKNTVAAAKRQYGMIL